The Gloeomargarita lithophora Alchichica-D10 genomic sequence GACGAACCGAAATTAGGGTTTAACCTGTACAGCGAACGTCTGAATGGGCGAGCCGCTATGGTGGGCTTTGTGGTGGCAATTGGGATCGAGTTAGTCACGGGCAAAGGCGTGCTGACTTGGTTGGGCTTGATCCCCTAGGCTAGAATCAGAAAACATTCCCCCGTTCCCTAATTTTTGGCTACTTCATGTCCCTATCCCGGCGCATCCGTTCCTATTACAGCCGTTACCCGGTGGTCAGCGTGGTGGTGACGGCGGGGGTGATTGATATGGTCATCGGCGGTACGACCCCGGCCTGGTCGCTGTTTTGGCTGGGATTGATGGCGGCCACCGGCACTTTGGGCTGGCGTTGGCTGGCGGGTCGCCGGGAAATTCCCCCTAGGCCGGAACCACCCCGCCGTTACCTAACCAGCGAATCCAGTGCCAGTTCCTTGCCCATGTTACGCATAGACCGCCGCCAAAACCCATGACCGAAGTTCAGGCTACTGTGGCCGAAATCCAGCAGGCGGTGCAAAAACGGCGGAATTTTGCCATCATTTCCCACCCGGATGCGGGGAAAACCACCCTCACGGAGAAACTCTTGCTCTACGGGGGTGCCATCCAGGAAGCGGGGGCGGTGCGGGCGCGCCGGAATCAGCGTCATGCCACGTCCGACTGGATGGAACTGGAAAAACAACGGGGCATTTCCATTACGTCAACTGTATTACTTTTTGAGTATGATGGCTTTACAATAAATTTACTGGATACGCCGGGTCACCAAGATTTTAGCGAAGACACCTATCGCACCTTGGCGGCGGCGGACAATGCGGTAATGCTGATTGACGTGGCGAAGGGGTTGGAACCCCAGACCCGCAAGTTGTTTGAGGTATGTCGGTTGCGGCGGTTACCGATTTTCACGTTTGTGAATAAACTCGACCGACCGGGGCGACCGGCCTTGGAATTGCTGGATGAAATTGAGCAGGAATTGGGGTTGACCCCCTGTGCCATGAATTGGCCGATTGGCATGGGGGATCAATTTCAGGGGGTTTATGACCGACAAGGCCATCAAATTCATCTATTTGAGCGGGGGGAACGGGGGCGAAAATCCGTGGGGGAAACGGTGATCAACCAAGGTGACCCGCGGGTGGAACAATTCCTTGATTCCTATCTCTATCATCAACTCAAAGATGATTTGGAATTACTGGACGGGGTGGCTCCCGCATTTGATGTATTGGCATTGCATCGGGGGGAAATGACTCCGGTTTTTTTTGGCAGTGCCATGACCAATTTTGGGGTGGAATTATTCCTGCGTTATTTCTTAGAATTTGCCGCCCCACCGGGGGAACATGAAAGTACCCAGGGGTTGATTCCGCCGGATTGTCCCGAATTTAGTGGTTTTGTATTTAAGCTCCAGGCCAATATGGACCCCAAACATCGGGACCGGGTGGCCTTTATTCGGGTGTGTTCCGGGAAATTTATCAAAGATATGACGGTACAGCATCCCCGCACAGGCAAAACCATCCGCTTGAGCCGTCCCCAAAAATTATTTGCCCAGGAGCGGGAGTCGCTTGAGGTAGCCTATCCGGGGGATGTGATTGGGTTAAATAATCCGGGGATGTTTGCCATTGGGGATACGGTTTCTACGGGGGGTAAATTTCGGTTTCCGGGGATTCCGAGCTTCTCGCCGGAGCTATTTGCCTACCTAAAAAACCCCAATCCTTCTAAGTCGAAATCCTTTCAAAAAGGGGTCACGGAATTAAGCGAAGAGGGGGCGGTGCAAATGCTTTATTCTACGGATGAAAGCCGCCGTGATCCGATTGTGGCCGCCGTGGGACAATTGCAATTTGAAGTGGTGCAATTTCGCCTGCAAAGTGAGTACGGCGCAGAA encodes the following:
- the prfC gene encoding peptide chain release factor 3, encoding MTEVQATVAEIQQAVQKRRNFAIISHPDAGKTTLTEKLLLYGGAIQEAGAVRARRNQRHATSDWMELEKQRGISITSTVLLFEYDGFTINLLDTPGHQDFSEDTYRTLAAADNAVMLIDVAKGLEPQTRKLFEVCRLRRLPIFTFVNKLDRPGRPALELLDEIEQELGLTPCAMNWPIGMGDQFQGVYDRQGHQIHLFERGERGRKSVGETVINQGDPRVEQFLDSYLYHQLKDDLELLDGVAPAFDVLALHRGEMTPVFFGSAMTNFGVELFLRYFLEFAAPPGEHESTQGLIPPDCPEFSGFVFKLQANMDPKHRDRVAFIRVCSGKFIKDMTVQHPRTGKTIRLSRPQKLFAQERESLEVAYPGDVIGLNNPGMFAIGDTVSTGGKFRFPGIPSFSPELFAYLKNPNPSKSKSFQKGVTELSEEGAVQMLYSTDESRRDPIVAAVGQLQFEVVQFRLQSEYGAETILEPLPYNLARWVVGGWPALERVGRLFNTVVVKDGQERPVLLFKNTWNLHQVQEDHPDLELSPVSPLE